From Pandoraea norimbergensis, the proteins below share one genomic window:
- a CDS encoding NAD(P)/FAD-dependent oxidoreductase gives MKYDVLVLGAGIVGASTAIHLQRRGLTTVLIDREAPGRETSFGNAGLIQREGMYPYAFPRHFGALLHYARNRSTDVRYHPSALPGIASFLARYWHHSAPHRHARIARQYSTLIEHCVTEHKTLISLAGADDLLREGGWLKVFHQRAALDAAHLEAERWQREYDVPFERLEATQLQRDEPSLSATLAGAIRHTASNSIRDPGELVTRYAQYFTSIGGRIIRGDATTLSPHWCVQTTEGEIEGRHAVVAMGPWSDKITKALGYRLPLMVKRGYHRHFRPDSGASLNQPVLDAESGFLIAPMRQGIRLTTGVELALRDAPRTPAQLAAVEPLARRLFPLGTPVEPTPWMGCRPCTPDMLPIIGPAPGHRDLWFAFGHAHHGLTLGPVTGRLIAEMLTGTPTLVDPSPFRADRF, from the coding sequence ATGAAATACGACGTTCTCGTACTCGGAGCGGGGATCGTCGGCGCGTCGACGGCAATCCATCTCCAGCGCCGTGGGTTGACAACAGTCCTCATCGACCGTGAAGCGCCCGGGCGGGAAACATCGTTTGGCAACGCCGGATTGATACAGCGTGAGGGCATGTATCCCTACGCGTTTCCTCGGCATTTCGGTGCGTTGCTTCACTACGCGCGTAATCGATCGACGGACGTGCGCTATCACCCGTCGGCGCTGCCGGGCATTGCTTCGTTTCTCGCGCGCTACTGGCATCACTCAGCGCCACATCGCCATGCTCGCATCGCCCGTCAATACAGCACCCTGATCGAGCATTGCGTGACTGAGCACAAGACACTCATCAGCCTTGCGGGCGCCGATGACCTGCTACGTGAAGGCGGGTGGCTCAAGGTCTTCCATCAACGTGCTGCACTCGACGCCGCTCATCTTGAAGCCGAGCGGTGGCAACGTGAGTACGACGTGCCCTTCGAGCGGCTCGAAGCGACGCAGCTTCAGCGCGATGAGCCGTCGCTCTCCGCAACCCTCGCAGGTGCCATTCGACATACCGCCTCGAATTCGATACGCGATCCGGGTGAGTTGGTGACTCGTTATGCGCAGTACTTTACGTCGATAGGCGGGCGCATCATTCGCGGCGACGCGACTACGCTGAGTCCCCACTGGTGCGTACAGACTACCGAAGGCGAAATTGAAGGCCGGCACGCCGTAGTGGCCATGGGGCCGTGGTCCGATAAGATCACGAAAGCGCTGGGTTACCGGCTGCCGTTGATGGTCAAACGCGGCTATCACCGGCATTTCCGGCCCGATTCCGGCGCAAGCTTGAATCAACCGGTACTGGATGCCGAAAGCGGATTCCTGATCGCACCGATGCGTCAGGGAATTCGTCTGACCACGGGCGTCGAACTCGCGTTACGCGACGCACCTCGGACACCGGCGCAGCTCGCGGCAGTCGAGCCGCTGGCGAGACGTTTGTTCCCATTGGGAACGCCGGTCGAACCGACCCCATGGATGGGCTGCCGCCCTTGCACGCCCGACATGCTTCCGATCATCGGCCCGGCGCCTGGGCATCGCGACCTCTGGTTCGCCTTCGGTCATGCCCACCATGGCCTGACGCTCGGTCCTGTGACAGGACGTTTAATTGCCGAGATGCTCACCGGCACACCGACGTTGGTCGACCCCTCACCATTTCGTGCTGACCGATTCTGA
- a CDS encoding RidA family protein, whose amino-acid sequence MKKEITRLQTNARMSQVVVAGGVVYLAGQVPMTEHATITEQTIEVLKQIDGLLASAGVDKTHLLTANIWLSDARYFDEFNRIWDVWIPEGNAPTRACVQSPLMRAGFDVEIAVTALA is encoded by the coding sequence ATGAAGAAAGAAATCACGCGTTTGCAAACGAATGCCCGTATGAGTCAGGTGGTGGTTGCTGGTGGTGTTGTCTATCTGGCCGGTCAGGTGCCGATGACGGAGCACGCCACGATTACCGAGCAGACGATCGAAGTCCTGAAGCAAATCGATGGGCTACTAGCGTCGGCAGGCGTGGACAAAACCCATCTTCTCACCGCGAATATCTGGCTTTCCGATGCGCGTTATTTCGATGAATTCAACCGCATATGGGATGTCTGGATTCCAGAAGGAAATGCGCCTACGCGCGCGTGCGTTCAGTCGCCACTGATGCGAGCGGGTTTCGACGTAGAAATTGCCGTGACGGCGTTGGCCTAG
- a CDS encoding helix-turn-helix domain-containing protein, whose translation MTPSTRKKPASAGKQKRSDSQVSHETVGARLRNARKANGLTLKALSERSGVAVSTISKAERGDIALTYDKFGALASALGLDYATLFGQGDAEPAEGIRPCFTEAGKQAIYETPNYRYGMIASDLAHKRMVPMRAHIRARKLEDFPDYIRHEGEEFVFVLSGSLLLQFENNSEFRLAPGDSLYFDSGVGHVYLSEHDGGVDAIVCCVDVNRAGA comes from the coding sequence ATGACGCCATCGACACGAAAGAAGCCCGCTTCGGCAGGCAAACAGAAACGCAGCGATAGCCAAGTCAGTCACGAAACCGTGGGTGCACGATTGCGAAATGCGCGCAAGGCGAACGGGCTGACACTCAAGGCGTTGAGCGAGCGCTCAGGCGTTGCGGTATCGACGATCTCGAAGGCGGAGCGTGGCGACATTGCCCTCACCTACGATAAGTTTGGCGCACTGGCATCTGCCCTTGGTCTGGATTACGCCACCCTCTTCGGGCAAGGCGACGCCGAACCCGCCGAAGGGATCCGCCCATGCTTCACCGAAGCGGGAAAGCAGGCGATATACGAAACACCCAACTATCGCTACGGCATGATCGCCTCGGATCTTGCCCACAAACGCATGGTGCCGATGCGCGCCCACATTCGAGCGCGCAAACTGGAAGATTTTCCCGATTACATTCGCCACGAGGGCGAAGAGTTTGTTTTTGTTTTATCGGGCAGCTTGCTTTTGCAGTTTGAAAATAACAGCGAATTCCGTCTGGCGCCGGGAGATAGTCTGTATTTCGACAGTGGCGTGGGGCATGTCTATCTGAGCGAGCACGATGGCGGCGTGGACGCCATCGTCTGCTGCGTAGATGTGAATCGCGCGGGCGCATGA